The segment AGCAAGAAGAAGTCTATAAGAATTTCTTCAAAGTCCTTTATGATTTATTGCCTGTAGGGGGACGATACTATATGCAGACGATGACTTTTAGCAAAAACATGCTCCCTTTTGAGGAAATTGATATCAATGCTGAAAAGGGGTCAGCTTCACACGTGTTGGCTTTGATGATTAAGGAGTTTCCAGGTTCATGGTTGCCATACGGTCCAGAGATGGTAATAGATTGTGCCAAGCCACATTTCAAATTGATCTCACAAAGCAGTGGCCGATTGGATTACATCGAGACGATTGGTCAATGGAGAAAGAAATTCAGAAAGTTCAACTTAAAGAAATATTGGCTGTACCTATCATTAGTTCCAAAGCTATTGACCAACAAGGAATTTAGGCACCAGGTAGCTGTATTCAAAGTAAGTCCCAACCGTGTGTGCTTCGAACAGGAAATCATGGATCACTACCGATTGGTTTTTGAGAAGATTTAATTCTAAATCTGCTGTTGACTAGCTCTTGTGATACTGTTTTTCCTTTTTTCGAATAGGTGTATAAAAAATGCTCAGCACTTCTGCTGAGCATTTTTTATGTAAACACTGTCTCTAGTTGTTAACCTAAATTATTCAATTCAAGGATCTGCCTGCCGAACAGGCATGTTAAACGTTAATTGACAATAAGTTATTAAGCTTGATCAATAGGTTATCTCATATCCGCGGCTACTGTAAAGAAGCCATTTTGGCTGTAGTACAATCCAACCATTTTTACAGGTAATGATAACCCTAATAACTTATTAACTTTTGCATTTGCTCAATCAAAATGCAGGTTTAATATCCAGTATTTTGATTGAGACCTGGGTATAGATCTACATCTCTTTGGTATTTAGGAAACAAATAGTCTTTAGCTTCCCAAGCTTGTGTCTCCAATCCATTTGGTCCAAAAGACTCAGACATCAAGTCTCTTCGGATGATATCATACCATCTTTTGAACTCAAAGGCCAGTTCTAATCGGCGTTCCTCAAGGATGTTTTCAAGAGTAACATCTGCAATAGTCCAATCAGCAGGTACAGTTCGTGGTGTTCCATCTGCTGCTCTCGCTCTTGCTCTGATCTGGTTGACATAACCCATCGCTTCACTTGCGTTTCCCAGCTCCAAAGCAGCTTCTGCAGCGATTAGCAGTACTTCTGCATACCTCATGGCTACATAGTTCGTTTCAGAATCTCTAAAGTTAGGTCCAGCTGGAGCTCCAGTGAGTGCTGTCGCACGGAAATATTTAGCTATATGGGGACGTGCCACATTTTGAGAGATATTACCCCATTGAGTAAAATCATAATCTTCATCTCCCAGATAGGTAATGACTGTATCCAAGCTCACAGCTTTTCTGTAATCATTTGGCCAAGTATTATAAACTTTTATACTTGGTACCAATACACTCCACCCAAAAGAAGTATTGTATGTATTTTCAAATCGCTCATCACCTCTTGGACCAGTAACAGCAGTAATTTGATCAGTAGAGATAAGGGATCCTCCTAACTCCCCTGAAATGCCATTGGCATCATTGCCAGTGTTATTCATCTCAAACAAAATTTCACTCCCTCCATCTGTTTGGCCAAATAAATTGGCAAAATCAGATTCTAGGTTATAGCCACCATTGTCGATTACATTTTTAGCCTCATCATAGGCATTTTGCCAATCACCTCGTGTGAGATAGACGGATGCTAAAAATCCAGAAGCAGTACCTTGGCTTGGTCGGGTTTTATTGGACAGCATGCTAGGTAGCCATGTTTTGGCAAACGTGAAATCTGCTATTATACTGGCATAGACCTCGTCTACAGAAGATTCTGTAACTACAAAAGTATCTTCTTGCCCAGCTGGAGCAGTCAAGGTCAACGGAATCTTACCAAATAACCTTACAAAATGATAATGCATCAAACCTCTCAAGAAACGAGCCTCAGCAACAACCTCATTAATTTTTTCTTGACTAGACCCTGTTACATTTTTCCCCCCATCATTGATGATTGTATTCACAGAATCAATTAAATAATAGCCTTTAGGCCAAAAAATATCGACCAAAAGATTATCTTCACCCATTCTCATCCCATCACATGCTTTTCGATATGATGCTGTACTAGGATCACCAATAGCAACCATATCGCTCCTGATCATGAGTGCAAGAGTTAATTTGCGCCCATATAGATTCTCATGCGCTAAAATCTTAAAATTCCAATCAACGACAGCCTCCAGTTCTTCTATTGTAGAAAATTGAATCTCAATAACCTCCACTTCTTTAGTGATCTCATGGCTCTCATTGTGGGCATTATAGGTCGTCAAGGTTACGACATATTTTCCTGATGATGGAAAATCAAAAACTGGATTTTGTTCTGTAGACACGTCTGTATCTATATCAGCAATCCCAAAATCCCATTCCCACTTTACAGCAGTTCCTCCAGTACTTTCATCTGTAAAGGTTACAGTCTGATATGTAGAACTAGAAGTCCCTCCTGCAAATGAAAAGTCAGCAATAGGGTGATCTATTTCTTGGGCAATTATAATCTCTTTGGTTATTTCATCCTCTTCGCCCTCATCATTAGTGACACGCAGAGTTACCTTATACACGCCGTCTGATTCAGGAAAGTCATAATTAGGATTTTGTTCAGTCGATATATCGGTCTGTATATTGGGTACACCAAAATCCCAAGTCCAAGCAACTGCTTTGCCACCTGTACTCTCATCAATGAATGAAGCTTTAAAATAGTCAGAAGAGGTTGTGCCGGTTTGGTATGAGAATGCTGCGATAGGCTCTGCAGTAGTATTCTTGCTAGAATCATCATCCCCACACGACGAGAGATAGAAAGCGGTCAAACCCATCATTAAAAAGAAGTTGTACTTCCTAATGAGGTAATAAATTTTCATAGTAATCATAACAGCTTATAATAGTTGATTGAAAAAATAAGTATAGTTCAAATAGTCTGATAATATAGGGAATAAACACGTATAATAATCCATCAAAATGGCATATATGTTGGATTATTTTTAATTACAATCAATACCTCAATATATCGTCTAATCCCTGTTTCAACTCCTGCAATTGATCTTTGTTGATGTCACCAATTTTATGTTGCAGTCTTTCTTTGGAGACAGATCGAATATGAAAGAGGAGGACTTCCGAAGGTTCCTTTAAATTGTTGATATTGTTGGGAGTAAGTACGATGTTTCCTTTGTAGTTCTTAATCTTGGTCGTGAGAGGACAGACAATCACTACATTGAGATACTTGTTGAGTAAATCCCCACTGAGTATTACAGCGGGTCTTCTTCCAGATTGTTCACTTCCCTTTACTGGATTGAGATACAGCTCCCATATTTCACCTTGTTTCATCCGTATCGCTTACTTGTGTCATGTATTCTGCCATGCCTTCTTCAGCAATCATCATGATGTCTTGATCGTTACCTGCCAGCTTATAGGAAGAGACATATTCTGCACGGTTTAATTGATCGAGATAAATATTCAATGCCTTTTCGATCAATTTGTTTTTAGGCATTTTGAGTTTGGCAGCCGTGTCATTGAGACGCTGTAGCAATTGATCAGGAAGAGAAGAGGTGAATGTCGTCATGATTTTGTTTATTTACAATATGTAAATATAAAATATATTTTCGATATAAAAATGTTATTTAGCAATGGGTATAAAAAAAGCCTTGACTCTTTCGAATCAAGGCTTTTGTGGTAGTTTATGAGTTTGTAATTAGCTTCCGCATCCTACGCATTCGAAGTTAGAGTTTGCTTCTCCTTCTTTGTCGTTGGCAGGGATTGCCACTACTTCTTTTTCTTTAGTTACCGTGAATTTGATGGCATCAGTTGCAGCTTTAGTTCTCAAGTAGTACATACCAGTTTTGAGGCCTTTTTCCCATGCATAGAAGTGCATAGAAGTCATTTTACCAAAGTTTGGTTCTTGTAAGTGAATGTTCAAACTCTGACTTTGACAAATAAAGGCACCACGATCTGCAGACATATCTATGATAGCTTTTTGAGAGATTTCCCACACAGTCTTGTAGATGTCTTTGATTTTTTGTGGAATCTCAGCGATACTTTGTACTGAGCCATTGGCAGCCATGATTCTGTTTTTCATGCTGTCATTCCATAGACCTAACTCGATCAAGTCACTCATCAAGTGTTTGTTTACCACAGCAAACTCCCCTGACAATACCCTTCTCAAGTACATGTTTGACGTATAAGGCTCAAAACACTCATTGTTTCCAAGAATCTGAGAGGTAGATGCGGTAGG is part of the Reichenbachiella agarivorans genome and harbors:
- a CDS encoding class I SAM-dependent methyltransferase translates to MAQQEDLDFTYTTIDKIFRLSMGETGDYSGAKYDGDFSMSLEEAQKAKHKFIADSLNIKEGSKVLDMACGWAPFTRYIVKERGATSLGLTLSQGQADACQKNGFNVIVRDCRTVTPADYGTFDAITCIGGLEHFCSVEEWRAGKQEEVYKNFFKVLYDLLPVGGRYYMQTMTFSKNMLPFEEIDINAEKGSASHVLALMIKEFPGSWLPYGPEMVIDCAKPHFKLISQSSGRLDYIETIGQWRKKFRKFNLKKYWLYLSLVPKLLTNKEFRHQVAVFKVSPNRVCFEQEIMDHYRLVFEKI
- a CDS encoding RagB/SusD family nutrient uptake outer membrane protein, coding for MKIYYLIRKYNFFLMMGLTAFYLSSCGDDDSSKNTTAEPIAAFSYQTGTTSSDYFKASFIDESTGGKAVAWTWDFGVPNIQTDISTEQNPNYDFPESDGVYKVTLRVTNDEGEEDEITKEIIIAQEIDHPIADFSFAGGTSSSTYQTVTFTDESTGGTAVKWEWDFGIADIDTDVSTEQNPVFDFPSSGKYVVTLTTYNAHNESHEITKEVEVIEIQFSTIEELEAVVDWNFKILAHENLYGRKLTLALMIRSDMVAIGDPSTASYRKACDGMRMGEDNLLVDIFWPKGYYLIDSVNTIINDGGKNVTGSSQEKINEVVAEARFLRGLMHYHFVRLFGKIPLTLTAPAGQEDTFVVTESSVDEVYASIIADFTFAKTWLPSMLSNKTRPSQGTASGFLASVYLTRGDWQNAYDEAKNVIDNGGYNLESDFANLFGQTDGGSEILFEMNNTGNDANGISGELGGSLISTDQITAVTGPRGDERFENTYNTSFGWSVLVPSIKVYNTWPNDYRKAVSLDTVITYLGDEDYDFTQWGNISQNVARPHIAKYFRATALTGAPAGPNFRDSETNYVAMRYAEVLLIAAEAALELGNASEAMGYVNQIRARARAADGTPRTVPADWTIADVTLENILEERRLELAFEFKRWYDIIRRDLMSESFGPNGLETQAWEAKDYLFPKYQRDVDLYPGLNQNTGY
- a CDS encoding type II toxin-antitoxin system PemK/MazF family toxin, with translation MKQGEIWELYLNPVKGSEQSGRRPAVILSGDLLNKYLNVVIVCPLTTKIKNYKGNIVLTPNNINNLKEPSEVLLFHIRSVSKERLQHKIGDINKDQLQELKQGLDDILRY
- a CDS encoding ribbon-helix-helix domain-containing protein — translated: MTTFTSSLPDQLLQRLNDTAAKLKMPKNKLIEKALNIYLDQLNRAEYVSSYKLAGNDQDIMMIAEEGMAEYMTQVSDTDETR